Proteins from a single region of Nomascus leucogenys isolate Asia chromosome 2, Asia_NLE_v1, whole genome shotgun sequence:
- the POU5F2 gene encoding POU domain, class 5, transcription factor 2 translates to MAGHRPSNHFCPLPGSGGGGPRGPMPLRVDTLTWLSTQAAPGRVMVWLAVRPGVCPGPEVWRIPLGTLPHEFRGWIAPCRPCLGASEAGDWLRRPSEGALPGPYIALRSIPKLPLPEDISDILKELQQLAKELRRKRLSLGYSQADVGIAVGALFGKVLSQTTICRFEAQQLSLANMWKLRPLLKKWLEEVEAENLLGLCKMEMILQQSRKWRRASRERRIGNSLEKFFQRCPKPTTQQISHIAGCLQLQKDVVRVWFYNRSKMGSRSTNDASPREIVGTAGPPCPGAPVCFHLGLWLPVDIPHYTRLYSAGVAHSSAPATTLGLLRL, encoded by the coding sequence ATGGCCGGACACAGGCCCTCAAACCACTTCTGCCCCCTTCCAGGCAGTGGTGGGGGCGGCCCCAGAGGGCCGATGCCCCTGCGGGTTGACACTCTGACCTGGTTGAGCACCCAGGCGGCCCCTGGCAGGGTGATGGTCTGGCTGGCAGTCAGGCCAGGGGTCTGCCCAGGCCCTGAGGTGTGGAGGATTCCCCTGGGTACCCTGCCACACGAATTCCGGGGCTGGATAGCACCCTGCAGGCCCTGTCTTGGAGCTAGTGAGGCAGGGGACTGGTTGCGACGCCCCTCCGAAGGCGCCCTCCCCGGGCCCTACATTGCCCTGCGGAGCATCCCGAAGTTGCCGCTGCCAGAGGACATCTCAGACATACTGAAAGAGTTGCAGCAACTGGCCAAGGAGCTGAGGCGGAAGAGGTTGAGCCTAGGGTACTCGCAGGCTGATGTGGGGATCGCTGTGGGAGCTCTATTTGGGAAGGTGCTTAGCCAGACGACCATCTGCCGCTTCGAGGCCCAGCAGCTAAGCCTCGCCAACATGTGGAAGCTGCGACCACTGCTGAAAAAGTGGCTGGAGGAAGTGGAAGCAGAGAACCTTCTTGGCTTATGCAAAATGGAGATGATCCTGCAACAGTCTCGGAAGTGGAGACGGGCAAGCAGGGAGCGACGAATCGGAAACAGCCTGGAGAAATTCTTCCAGCGGTGCCCTAAGCCCACAACTCAGCAAATCAGCCACATTGCTGGGTGCCTCCAGCTGCAGAAGGATGTGGTTCGAGTTTGGTTCTATAACCGCAGCAAGATGGGCAGTCGATCAACCAATGATGCTTCCCCACGGGAGATTGTGGGGACAGCCGGGCCTCCTTGCCCAGGGGCACCAGTGTGCTTTCACCTGGGACTGTGGCTCCCAGTGGATATCCCCCACTATACACGTCTCTACTCTGCAGGGGTAGCCCACTCCTCTGCCCCAGCCACCACTCTGGGCCTCCTCAGACTTTAG